The following DNA comes from candidate division TA06 bacterium B3_TA06.
AAAATTAACCGATGGCTGGGAAGGCGAGTTAAAGAAGTTAGAGGAAGAAATCCATGCGATAGCAGAGCAAAAGTTCACCATAGGCTCGCCCAAGCAACTCTCAGAGGTACTTTTTGAAGACCTTGGCCTGCGCCCGCGCAAACGGACCAAGACCGGCTACTCCACCGCCGCCGAGGTGCTGGAGGCGATGGCGGACGAGCACCCCATCATCCCCAAGGTGCTCGAGTGGCGTGCCTTCTCCAAGCTCTTATCGACATATCTCAGACCTCTGGTTACCCTGGTGGATAAGGATTCAAGGATACATACGACATTCGACCAGACCGGTGCGGCCACCGGCAGGTTATCGACCAAGGACCCCAACCTTCAGAACATCCCTATCCGCGGTGAGCGTGGCCCACAGGTACGTGCAGGGTTTATCGCAAGCCCGGGATACAAACTCTTATCAGCCGACTACTCACAGATCGAGCTCCGGGTCCTCGCCCATGTGGCTGAAGATGAAGCACTTGCCAAGGTATTCCACAACGGCCGGGACGTGCATACTGAGACCTCGATGCGTATCTTCGGGGTTAAAGAGAAAGAAGTCACCCGCGACCACCGCCGCATGGCCAAGGCGATCAATTACGGGATAATCTACGGCATGGGTCCCTATGGGTTCGCGCGCCGAATGGGCGTGACCACCGAAGAGGCCTCGCTCTTCATCGAACGATACCTCGCTTCATTCCCCCAGGTTTCGGCTTGGCGGGAGCAGATTCTTGTGGACGCAAGGGAAAACGGATACGTATCCACGATAGCAGGAAGAGTCCGCCGACTCCCGGTTATCTCAGACCGCCCCGACATCGCCGAGCGCGCCGCACTCAACGCACCTATACAGGGGTCTGCTGCGGATATAATAAAAAAGGCGATGATTACGGTGGAGGCGGATTTAAATAAAGCAGGGATCGAACCGGGCATGCTTCTTCAGATCCACGACGAACTCTTGTTCGAGGCAAAGGAAAACCAGGTGGATAAGGCCAAGGAGATCATCCGAAAGGACATGGAGTCGGCCTGGAAACTTTCGGTGCCGCTGGAGGTGGAGATAGGGGTAGGTGATAACTGGGCGCAGGCGCATTAGGATTGGAAGATTCTAAGATTGGAAGATTACAAGATTCAAAGATTACAAGATTGGAAGATTGCTTTGGAGTGCAACAACCATGTTGTTGCGGCAACGAGCAAAGCTCGGTGCTTTCCGTGTGCTGTGTGGTTAAATAATTGAAGTATGAACTGGCAGCCGCCTAAGACACCCTATCTCACGGTTGACTGCATCATCAGATACAAGCAAGGGATTGTGCTGATCCAACGTAGGCATCCGCCCGAAGGCTGGGCCCTGCCCGGAGGATTCTGCGAGATCGGCGAGACGGTCGAGGACGCGGTGCGAAGGGAGACACGCGAGGAGACCGGGCTGGAGCTTGAGGGTTTAAAGCAGTTCCGCGTCTACTCCGACCCTGGCCGCGATTCCCGGTTCCACTCGGTGTCGGTCGTCTACACCGCCGACGGCAAAGGTGTGTTACGGGGCGGCAGCGATGCCAAGGTTGCAAGAGTGTTTAAGTTAGACGAGTTGCCGGAGGAGATTTGTTTTGATCATAGGGAGATAATTGAGGACTACGCCACATGTAGCGCGGGGCTTTAGCCCCGCTCCGAAAAAGCGAACCTGAAGGTTCGCGCTACATGCTTGACATACCAAAAGAATTGGATATATTTTGATATGAACAATTTTGAAAAGAAGTGGGCATGACATTTGGCGAAATTGCGGCGCTAGTTGCATCTTTAGTCTCAATAGGTATCGCCGTTACCGCCATTTGGCTGTCGATTAAATTTTATGAATTGTCTTCAAAGGCATCCAAGGGCATCGAAAAAGCCACAAAAGATATTGAGCATAGCGTAAGCAAATTGGAGCAAATATTCAACACCCTCTACAGCGACACCTTTGCGATGATGAAAGACACGGTTACAGAAATGCGCAAACATGCCTGGCCCAGCCAGCTTGATTCAGAAACCAGTCTGGATAAAAAAGCAGTAGACGAGGCGATTGACCGGAAGATTTCTTCCATAAAGAAAGAAGTAGATGGAAAAGTATTGACTATTCTCAAAAATCAAAACTTGACAGAATCTAAAATAAAACGAATAAGCACAGATCTAGATAGCCTGTTGGAAAAAACCCTATCTACAGTGAGGAAGGTCGAATACGAATCTAAAGCGGAACAGCTTAGAATATATATTTTGCGAGAGCTTCAAAAGCGACCAATCCCAATTACGGCTGAAAAATTAGTCGTACTAATGGATAGAGAGGGTTTTAGAATTAAATCTATATTAGAAGAATTAGAAGAAATGAAGGGAGAAAAACTCATAACATGGACAGGCAGGGATCTAAAACCCTCAACTAAAATTAAATTACTTTAAGCACAAGTTCTAATAGTCCGTTCTAAAAATCCTACATCCGTCCCCAACAGCTCAGAGTTGACAGTTCGTAGGGGCCGACTTTGACGTCTAAACGCCGCTTCGTGTAAGTCGGCCCGTTTCAATCAGCCGGGCTGACCTAAAGGTCAGCCCCTACGAGAACTTACACCGCGTATTAGATTGCTCACTGTGTTCGCCCTTCGGAGCCACGCTCCCTTCGGTCGCTCGCAATGACACCCCCACCCTACCCTACCCCATCAATGGGGAGGTAATTATATGCTCCCTTTTACCAAGCGGTAAAAAGACCGCAGAACAGGAACAGCCCTAGTGATCCCCGCGGCGTAGTGAAGCCGCGGCGTGGGGTAATAGTTACCCCTCCCTTGACGGGACAGCGTGCCCCTTGAGTGCTTTATGCGCTCATAGGGTAGGGGGTAGGGGGAGGGTGAAGAAACCCCAAATCACATTGACACATCCCCGCTCATGCGTATCCTACAATCAAAAACAAACCATAAGGAGGAACCTTGGCCATAACCATGAACGACTTCAAAAAGCTGGACCTGCGTGTAGCTGAGATTACCGAGGCCGAGAGGATTGAAGGTACCGACAAGCTCTTAAAGCTCAAGGTTACGCTCGGCATCGAGGAACGCCAGCTTGTGGCAGGCATCGCTCAGGACTACCCGCCTGAAGAGCTTGTAGGCAAACAGCTCATTGTGGTCGCCAACCTTGAGCCTGCAGTGATCCGCGGGGTCCAGTCGCAGGGGATGCTTCTTGCCGCGATGAGCCAGGGCAGGGTGATCCTGGCAACCATGGACGCCGAAACAGAACCCGGCTCCAAGATCCTTTAGGATGTTCGACACCCACACGCATCTGGCGCACCGCTCGTTCCGTGCCGATCGAGAGGAAACGTTCGAGCGAGCGCGCAAGGCAGGCGTTTCGCACATGCTTGAGATAAGCTGGGACGTAGCATCAAGCGAGCAAGCTTTAAGGTTTGCCGAGGATCACGAAGGCGTGTGGGTTGCTGTGGGCTACCATCCTCACGATTCAAAGGACGCCCGTAACACACCTGATTATCTACAAAGGCTTGAAGAGTTCAGTAAACATCAAAAGGTCAAGGCCATAGGCGAGATCGGGCTGGATTACTACCGGGATTTGTCACCGAGGAATGTCCAGAAACGAGTATTCATTGACCAGATCGAGCTGGCAGACGAGTTGAAACTACCCATGGTGATTCACTGTCGTGACGCGATGGATGAGGTGCTGCCGATAGTTGCCGAGCAAGGCTACTACCGGGGCGTTTTTCACTCGATTTCTGCAGACTCGGAGCAGGCACAGAAGATTGTGGGGCTGGGATTCTATCTTGGCATCAACGGGACGCTGACCTATGATAGCAAGAGGACCAAAAGCTGGCTGCCTCGGGTTCCGAAAGAGCGGTTGCTTATCGAGACCGACTGTCCCTACCTTGCGCCTGTCCCCTATCGTCGGCAGCGCAACGAACCCGCATACGTGAGATACGTGGCCGAGGCGGTAGCCAAGGTTTTACAGATTCCGACCGATGACGTCGCGCACATCACAGAAGACAATGGGGAAAGGCTGTTCGGTGGTGAAAGCTAAGATCAAACACGTAAAGCCCAAAAAGAAGCTGGGGCAGCACTTCCTGCGGCGCAAGGAGATAGCTGAGAAGATCGTTGATTCACTCCAAGCTACGGATAAAGACACGGTGGTAGAGGTCGGCGCTGGCACCGGTGAGCTTACCCGACTTATTATAAAGCAAGCAGGTAAGGTGGTTGCGGTTGAGGTTGACGAGACCTGCTTCCCTACCCTCCAGGTTCTTACCGATCTCCACGACAATCTGGAGCTTTTTCTTGAGGACGTGAGGAAGCTGAATCTTGCAGATTACGGAAAAGCGCTGATTCTAGGCAACCTCCCCTACCACCTCTCAGGCGAGATACTGTTCTGGCTGCTGGGACAGAGAAAGTATTGGCGGCGAGCGGTTCTTACAGTTCAGGCGGAGTTCGCGGCTCGCCTGGCAGCTGAGGTTGGCTCTCACGACTACTCGGCACTCTCGGTTATCGCCCAGACCTTTATCACTACCGAAAAGCTTTTCGACATCCCTGCCGAAGCCTTCGTACCGCCCCCCAAGGTGAAATCAACTACTATAAGGACCGAGCCTCTTGATGAGGTTGAATTGCCGGTATCTGAGGATGAATTCGCAGGGTTCGTCCGCTCGTGCTTTGCCCATCGCCGCAAGAGGCTTGCCAACAACCTGAAGATGATGGGTATACCCACTCCAGACAAGCTTTTAGAAGAACTGGGGCATACACCAACCGTGCGCCCACAGGAGCTTTCTGCACATAACTACGTTAAGCTTATTAACGCTGCTCGTTAGCGCGTTCGGCTCGGACACGGTTATCGTCTACTCGTCCGGGTATAACAACGTGCTGCAACGCGGGGTATGGAACAGCGTTTACTTTGAGCGTAAACTGGGAAAAGAACTCTCCCTGACCCTGGATGAGTGGTATTCAATGAGCTGGGACTCTCTATCCAATGACCTTCGTCACAGCGCGTATAACACCGTAGGTGTAATCTACAATCCTGCCCAGTGGCTCAGGATCAAAAGCGGACTCACCGGCTCTCGTTCACTGACGGAAGAAGCCGACGGCAGCCAGGGCTACACCCGGTACGCCTCCGAAGGTTTCATAAGAACCACAACGTCAACAGACCTCCTCTACTCCGATTATGAACTAAGATACGGCAAGGAACGTTCCGCCATCTCAGGTCCTGAAGCGGGATGGTCTATTGACGAGATAAAAAAGGACGCAGCCACCATAAAAATCCGTACAGATCCATGTACCCTGAGTATCTACCATCATCTGAATCGCCACACCACCTGGTCAGATGGCGGTGACACCCTGCAAGTAACGCTCGCACGTATCCCTTTCCTTAAAGGCTACCTCTTAAGCGGAACCGAGTTCGGCCGCCGCCGCACCAAAGGCTACTCAGACTACGAGGAACTTGGGGCTAAGTTCTGGGTCAGGGATACGCTGAGAATTACCCCACATATAGGGCTCTCTATCGGCGCTTCCTACATGCTGGATACGCTTACAAACAACCTGTGGGAGGATCTAACATACAGCGAGGAGGAGCACAACCTGAGCGCACGCGTAAGTTATGCCCCATTCAAACGGACAAACCTCCAGATTGAGCTGAGAAACGAACAAAACTTTCACGACCAGGTTGACGACTACTACGATGAAGAATCCTTTAAGCACTTCTTCACCGGTAGTATCTCGCACAACTTCTACAGACGCCCCGCGCAAGCGCGGAATATATGGGACAGGGCTGTCAACTTCATCTCACCCGGATCGATCCTCTTCTCTCACAGCTTATCACTTGAGCGCATCTTTACACCCGACTCGGCCAACGCCCTTGATCGGGATAACTTCAAAGAGCGCCTTAGCCTTTCAGCAACACTGAGACCAGGGGAAAACCTCTCCACATACTTTACTCTGAGTCATTACATCCAGCGCACACACTACACGGACACAATCAACACAAGTTATGCCGGGAGTTCAAACGAACGCAGATCCAGCAACGCCACGTGGAATCTTAACCTTGAGGTTCCCCGCTACCTGGCTATATCAAACTCGGCAAACCTCTACTTTGATTGGACAAGATACTATAACGATTCCACCCTGAACAGGGCCGACAGAACCTGGAAGGAGCAAATCTCTGCGAGCGTGTTCCCGCAAGCTGCGCTAGAGCCGGGTGTAAATTTGGGCTGGGAGCGTTACGAAAACTGGCGCGTGATCTCAGGCGCATTGGTGCGTAGGGGTCTTAAGGATGTATTTGAGCAACGTTACAGCATCTCTTTTGTCCAGAAACGCAAAGAGGCGGCACCCAGATGGTGGTCGCAACCATATTGGGAGCGGGAGTGGTTAAGAATCACAGGATTTGCAGGGATAAGGATGGAAATAACACCTGCCGAACCCCAGGGGTTGTGGCAAGAAAGCCGGTTTGCAGGGATAGAAATCTCGGCTTGTCCATGGCCCTACCTTTCATTAAACGGCAGGATAAAATTTACAAGGAGCAACTATGAAGTGCCTTTTGAGGCTTCTTGCTTCCTCAGCAGTTCTTTCTAGTTTGCTGGCAGGATGCAACCTCTTTAATCCCGAAGAGTACGCTGAAGATCTCAACCCCGTGGACTCCATGGCCGTCTTCCGCAATCTAGTTAACGCCCACAACACACTTGACTACGAGGCGTTCCTTTTATGCCTGGACCCAGCCACCTTCCGCTTCGTTCCGAAAGACACTACCCAGGGCACATACTATAAACCGTGGGGCTATGCGGATGAGGACACGTTGACCTCCACCATGTTCAAGGAATTCAAAAGCGAACGTCAGATCCCTCCTCTCCTCCTTCAGGTAGACACGACCTACTTCTCAGCCACAGACACCCTCGCCTACCTGTGTGCAAACTACCTCCTGATTACGCCTCTGAAGGAGTATGACACCCTTGGCGGAGGATTAGAGTTGGAGATTCTAAAGCGTGGAAACTACTGGTACATATCAACCTGGAAGGACGTAGCAGGCGAAACCCTATTTGTGGAGCACGAGACAGAAGAAGGCGAAACCACAATAGATACAATCCCCCCGAAGATAACCGAACATGACTGGAGCGATCTTAAGGTTTACTTCCGCATGTAGGTCGGCAGGTAGTTGTAGAAGTTATTGCTCCAAGACAGATGCAATTTCTCTTGCCGCCCTGCGCATATCAAGGAGGATCAATCCAAGATTGGCACCGTGATGGGTTATGGCTACAAGAAGCGCGGACGCTCCAGACCGCATGATTAATATGTATCCTTTTGGTGCCCTGATATGCACCTCGGTAGGTTCCCCCTTGTCGAACTCCTCGGCGGTGCGGCTAGTTACCGTAGCAGCCGCCGCACATATAGCAGAGAGACGCTCCTCATCAAGATTGGCGGCAAGCGAAGAAGCAATAACCAAACCCTCGTTTGTAGCTACTGCAGTGCCCTGGATGTCCGTATCCATCGTCCTTAATCTTTCCAGCATCTCGTGTATCTTCTCTGCCCGCGATTGGTTCATCGCTTCCTCCTTTAGAACATTTAATTATTACACAAAATCAGGCCTGTGTCAAGGGGTGAGTTTTATGCTCCTTTCGTCGGAGGAGGAAAGATCAAAGATACCCTCTGCCCGCCCTCCTACACCCTCTACGCTAAGCGTGATAACAGAGATTGGAGTGGATGCGTTACTACAGCAGGCTACCTGAAAACAGCGACTACATACATAAATGAAGACGCTAAAGGCCAAATCGCAGAACTCTGTGATGCCACTGAAGAAATCTACGGCTACGATGAAGAAAGTTTTCTGGAGGTTGAGATCTCACCTACAGACGAGGATGCCATCAAGGATAATCTTTGCGATCATGAGTACTTCCAAATCCTTTGGATCGAAGTTTGGCGAGAACACATTCCTGCATACAAACCTTGGAGGGGCCAACACCAGGAAGAAGCCTGTAAATACAGATGGCATCTCACTTTTGAGTAACAACCCCTAGAAGATTAGGAGAGAGGAGGTGGTTGCCTCCTCTCTCCTAACTTAGAACGTTAGTTCTTTACTGTGATCCGCTCGAAATGGACTGGGTTGCAGCTACTTTAAAGCATTGACAGCGAAGTTCTATTTGCTATACTCGAACCTTAAAGGAGAAAAAAGATGAGATGTAAAACCAGTGTGTCAGTAATCGTAAGTTGGCTCGTGTTTCTTTCCTTTTCGCAGGCCGACTCAATCACACACTCTGAACAGTTTTTTTTCACACCTGACTCAACCACCACAGATATTACAGAAGGTGTAAAAATAATTAACAAGATTTACAAATATACTTGGCGTCCACGAAGTAATACCATGGGTGATGGCGGGTTTTCCTTGCCGTTGCGGAATCTGTGTTTTCGCCATGACAGCATCCCCCTTTGTCTGGAATTATACGACTCCATGGGAATGCCAGTAGTGGGGCAAACGTGTAATCTGTTTGTTAAATCAAAAGAAGCCTTAGCCTTAGAAGTGGTTTCCGACGATTTCGGCCAGTTAATCTTCTGGATTCCAGCTCCCAAGCGAAAAAGTAAATATCAACTCAGTGTACTCTCAGACCAACCTGTTGCATTCCACATTAGTTTTACCGGCGATGATTTGGTTGACCCACGTTCGGGTTTTGAAACGGGTGAGGATTTACTTATGATGAAGCAGGATAGGGTTAAAGTGCTCTACCCTGAAGGCAGTGAAACCGAGGCCTCTGAAATATTGGCTGCGCTTAAAGAGGGGCAGAAGATTATAGACAGCATAACCAAAATGGATTTGGAGCCGTTAAAGATAATAATGACCGATAAACCTGAAGCATTCCAGATCGGCGGTTGGGGCTCATCGTTTGAGCCTGCAATGGGTGATAAGTACCAGGTTTGGCCGCACGAGTGGGTCGAAGGTTCCCTTTCGCATTTCTACGGAATATACAAAGCGGATCCTAAAAACCGCTGGATTGGTGATGGGTTGGCTAACTACCTATCTTTGATCATCTGTAATGAATTTTACCCGTTAGGTTCAAACTTTCTCAGGTTCTATGTCACTTCAGCCGACTCCAATAAGATTTTCGATCTCAGGACCTGGGACACTGGATCGCCTAAGGATTTCAGTTCGAAGAAAACAATAGGGATAAGCGGTTATGCTATTGCGCCTTACTTCTGGGCAAAGGTGGTAGAGAAATCAGGAAACCCCTCTATAATCGCCATGTTTCTCTCCGAATACAAAAAGCAGGAGGATAAAAGCCAGAAAGCCGCTATTGAGCTCCTGTCCCGTCTGAGCGAACTTGATATAGATAAGGAGATGGTAATCACCGGCAAGGAGTATTTGGATAATGTAGTACGTTACTGGCCTGCCGCCGCTACCCCTAATAATATGACCTTAATTCCAGGCGGTTCTTTCTATATGGGTGACTCTTCTTCTGGTGTTTCTTCTGTTCGTAAGGTCTATCTTTCTAGTTTCTTCCTTGATAGATACGAAGTCAACAACAGGCAATTCTGTGAGTTCTTGAATGCAATGGGCAACCAGAAGGAGGGTGGTTCATACTGGCTTGATGAAACCAGCAATCCGGACATCCTATCGGAAAATGGGAAATACTACGTAAGAAAGAGGCGTGAGAATTACCCGGTTTGCCATGTAAGTTGGTATGGCGCTGCGGCTTACGCGAAATGGGCGGGAAAGCGACTCCCCACCGAAGCGGAATGGGAATATGCGGCAAGCAATGGAGGAACTACCATTTATCCGTGGGGCAACGAGTGGCACGACGACAACTGCAACTGGAGTGGAGATAAAAAATATGATAACCGTGGTGGCAGTGAGTTCACACTTCCTGTCTTTCTGTATTACGATGCAAGAAGCGAGTATGGTTGCTGTAACATGGTGGGCAACGTGTTCGAGTGGGTTCAGGACTGGCAAGCGCCTTATAATCCCGCTGACACGATCAATCCCCAAGGGCCTACGGACGGTGAGGATAAGGTCCATCGGGGCGGATGCTATAAGTATCCAAAGGAATGGCAGAACAGATACGTCCGTATCGGCGGACGTCCTTCGGTCAGCTATCCTTGCGTTGGCTTCCGCTGTGCAATGGATGTGCCAAAGTAGCCTGTAGTGCGAACCTCAGCGTGCCCCGTCGGGTGTCAGGTTCGCTTAACTCAGGCGAGGCATGCCTCGCCCTCAATACTACAGCGAGAGGAACACGATCGCTGCAATGGCGGATGCGATGCCAACGATGCGCTTCCAGGTTAAAGGCTCATTGAAGAAGATGATTGAGAAGACGACAATCACCAGGACGTACTGGGAGGTGAGGGGGACGACGACGTTTAGAGGTCCGCCCTTCTGAATCGCCCGGTTGAAGGCAAGTGCGGCAACCAAGGCGCCGATCCCGGCAAGGGCCGCGAAGAGCACGTAGCGGTCGAAGCGCCAGGTGAAAGGGCCGATTCCCAGAGCCAACGCCAGGGGAAGGGCGGATATTGAGCCCACAAGCAGCGCCGCACGCCAGTCAAGCTGCTTCAGGGCAAACTTTAAGAGTATCCCCCACGCACCCCAGCCAAGTATCGCTATCACTGATAGCACCCGCCAGTCAGAAAAAAGATGCTTCATAGGAAATTCTACGGCTTATTTGTCTCCCCGTCAACTCGAAAACAGTTGGCTCAAGGGGTTGACAAATTGTCATTAACACCTTATATTTTGGCAGCGAAGGAGGTAATATGGCTAGAACGCGTTACTTTTTCTTCGAGGCGCTGAGGCGGATGGGTAACTCCCTCTTCAGCTTCTTCTCTCGCTGTGAAGAACGAGGTATCATGCCCAGGGCGGCCCGCTGGATCAAGGTCTCGGTTCTCAGCGCATTCATTGCAGGGATAAGCGCCCTCAGTGCCGCAAGCATGCTTAACTGCATCACCTGTTACTTACCGATAGAGACGCAACCCGTTGTTGAATCTGCCTCTGTAACCCCTAATCCCACCGCTGGCAACGACTCGGTAACGGTCAAAGCTAACACGCGTATTCCCAATCCCCCAAGAGACGAAGAATACTACATCGAGAAGGCCATTTGTATCCTGGATGACGATACTACTGAGATGAGTATCCAGGAAAGTGATCTAGAAGGAAGAAAGAAAATCGAAGCCCGACTCTACGTAGGGGATTTGGGCACAGGTCTCTGGTACGTCTATGTAAAGGCCAGCAATAATCACGATGAATGGGGCGAAGATAAGGTCGATCTGGAGGTAACAGAGGCGCAGTAGCTCCTTATCCTAAAAGAGACGCGATTGGATGAAATCGATGGGAGATGAGAGGCGGTGTCTTGCAATCCTGACCTGAGGCGATATTATTCCACATGCCGATCCTAATTGCCTTAACCGGAGCTGATGGGTGAACCAATCCCAAAAACGCCAAGAGATAGTAATCTTCGAGGCAACCCAGCGCTGCGACCTTACCTGCCGGTTCTGCTACAACGTCTG
Coding sequences within:
- the metG gene encoding methionine--tRNA ligase subunit beta translates to MNDFKKLDLRVAEITEAERIEGTDKLLKLKVTLGIEERQLVAGIAQDYPPEELVGKQLIVVANLEPAVIRGVQSQGMLLAAMSQGRVILATMDAETEPGSKIL
- the rsmA gene encoding ribosomal RNA small subunit methyltransferase A; protein product: MTSRTSQKTMGKGCSVVKAKIKHVKPKKKLGQHFLRRKEIAEKIVDSLQATDKDTVVEVGAGTGELTRLIIKQAGKVVAVEVDETCFPTLQVLTDLHDNLELFLEDVRKLNLADYGKALILGNLPYHLSGEILFWLLGQRKYWRRAVLTVQAEFAARLAAEVGSHDYSALSVIAQTFITTEKLFDIPAEAFVPPPKVKSTTIRTEPLDEVELPVSEDEFAGFVRSCFAHRRKRLANNLKMMGIPTPDKLLEELGHTPTVRPQELSAHNYVKLINAAR
- a CDS encoding hydrolase TatD produces the protein MFDTHTHLAHRSFRADREETFERARKAGVSHMLEISWDVASSEQALRFAEDHEGVWVAVGYHPHDSKDARNTPDYLQRLEEFSKHQKVKAIGEIGLDYYRDLSPRNVQKRVFIDQIELADELKLPMVIHCRDAMDEVLPIVAEQGYYRGVFHSISADSEQAQKIVGLGFYLGINGTLTYDSKRTKSWLPRVPKERLLIETDCPYLAPVPYRRQRNEPAYVRYVAEAVAKVLQIPTDDVAHITEDNGERLFGGES